The genomic segment CGAGGTCCGCGCCGGCAGCAGGACGGTCACGTCGCCCAGCTGCGCGGGGCGCCAGGTCTCCGAGCCGTCGGTTCGTCGTTCGCTGACCTGCCAGGTGAGCGCCGTCAGCACCGACTCGGCGACGTCCTCGGCCTCGCGGCGGCGCAGCTCGTCGGCGTTCGGGTCGTCGACGTGCTCGTCACGACCCAGGACGACGACCGGCATCCCGTCGGGCGGCGCCTGCCGTGTCGGGGCCGCATCGAGTGGCTGGTACTCGGGCTGCGAGCCGGCCTCGTCGGTGATCAGCTGGGCGAACACCGCGTTCACCCACCCGATGACCGGCGGGGAGGTGCGGAAGTTCGTCGTGAGCTGCACCGGTGGCTCGCCGAACACGCTGCGGGCGCGCAGGAACAGGTCGATGTCGGCACGGCGGAAGCGGTAGATCGACTGCTTCGGGTCGCCGACGAAGAACAGCCGCCCCGGCTCGACGTCGATCTCCCACCAGTTCTTGCGCGCGGCGTCGGGGTCGTCGCACGCGATCAGGACCGCGAGGTCGATCTGGATCGGGTCGGTGTCCTGGAACTCGTCGAGGAGCAGGCGCCGGTAGCGGCGCCGCAGCGCCCGTCGTACCTCGACACCGTCGGGTCCCCGCAGCAGCCGCCGGGCGAGGACCAGCAGATCGTGGAACTCCAGCCGGCCGCTCGTGCGACGCTGCTCGGCCGCCTCGAGGGTGAAGTCGGCGACCTCGCGCGCGACCCGGTAGAGGCTCGCGAGCGCGACCTGGTCGGCGTGCGCGGCCTTGTCCTGGCCGATCGCGGCGAGCTCCTGCTTCACGGACTCCTTGTCGTCCCAGTTGTCCTGCCGCCCGTACCCGAAACCGAAGCGCGGGTACTGCGACTTCAGCAGCCGCAGCTGCTCGAACTCGTCCGGCGCGTCCTGCAGGCGCTGCAGGTAGGGCGCGATCTGGTCCTCGACATGGCGGTACAGCAGGTCCGCGTCGTCTGAGCATTCGGCGCGGCGGGCCAGCACACCCTCGATGCGCGCGATAAACCGCTCGACGTCGCAGGGACGCGGGTCCTGGCGCTCCCACGGCAGACGCTGCGGCTCGCTGACCAGGTCCCAGTTGTCGTCGAAGGTGGTGGCGAGGTGGCGCAGGTCATCCAGGCGGATGCCGGCCGCGAACGCGAGCAGCAGGCAGCGTTCGAGGTCCTGACTGTCGAGGAGCTGTTCGCGGAATCGGGCCCAGCGGTCGGCGAACTCGATCTGTGAGGCGACCTCGTCGAGCACGTCGACGTTGGGTGGTAGCCCGGCCTCGATCGGGTGCTCGGTGAGGATGCGCTGGGCGAAGGCGTGCAGCGTCGAGATGGCCGCCGTGTCGACCTGCTCGACGGCGGTCCGGAAGCGGGTCCGCTGGGTGTCGTCGAGCGACGCGCCGTTCGACTGCGTCTCGAACGCCGTACGGATGCGGTCGCGCAGCTCGGCGGCGGCCTTCTCGGTGAAGGTGATCGCGGCGATCTCGCGCATCTCGACGCCGGCTGCGACGAGCTCGACGACCCGTCGCACCAGCGATCGGGTCTTGCCCGAGCCGGCGCCGGCTTCGACGAACAGCGTCGCGTCGAGGTCGCCGGCGATCCGGTCGCGCGCTGCCTGGTCACGCAGGGCGGTCACCGCTGCTCCTCGGGGTCCTCGATGGCGTCGGCTCGACGAACGCGACGTAGTCGCGCAGCTCGGGTACCCGCCGGATCCGCTCCCAGTCGCGGTAGCGGCCGGAGGTGCCGAGCTCGTCGGGATCGCAGTAGATGCACTCGGTGAACGGCCTCCAGCCGGGTTCGGGCGGCCGCAGCGGGAACAACCCCGTCTCGATGCCACCGACCGCGACGCGCAGCGCCTCGCGCAGCTCTTCGACCACCTCGTCGGTGAGGCCGTAGCCGACGCGCCGGAACTCACCCTTCGTCGACACGAACCAGTACTCGGTCCACACCCCCGGTGCGTCCTGGTCGGCGGCCTGCACGGCGAGCGCGTAGATCGGCAACTGCAGCTTCGTCCCGTCGCCGAGCGGCTGCTCGTCGCTGAGATCGTCGTAGTGACGGGTGCTGCCGGTCTTGTAGTCGACGACGACGAGCGTGCCGTCGCTGGTGCGGTCGATCCGATCGATGCGGCCCCGGACCGAGATCGTGCGCCCGTCACCGAGGTCGATCTCGACCGGTGGACCGGACCCGCGTGGCATCCCGAACGGCTGCTCGGCCGCAACCGGCGAGGCCGACAACTTGCGGCGGCGTGCGTCGTCGTGGCGCAGGAACAGCTCGAGGTCGACCAGGATGCGCCGGCGGTCACGCCGCCACAGCAGCGGGTGGCCGGTGACGCCCCGCGCCTCGGCGTCCGCGCAGGCCGCCTCGGCGATCTCACGCAGGCGGGCCCGCGCCTCCTGCGGCCAGGGGTGGGTCGGCTGCGGCAGGTCCCGCTCGAGCAGTTCGCACAGCCAGCCCTCGAGGACGTCGTGGATGAGCGAGCCCTTCTCGAGCGCGTCGATCTCGAGCAGCTCCTCGGGGTTCTCGACGCGCTGCACCTTCAGCACGTACTGCATGAGGTAGCTGTGCGGGCAGTTCAGCCACGTCTCGAGCTGCGAGGCCGACACGACCCGGTCGACCGGGGACGGCAGCTCACCGCGCAGGTGGCCGAGGTTGCCGTCGAAGCGGGTGAAGGCATCGTCGCCCCGGGCGGTCGCCAGCTCGACACCACGGCGCAGCGCGTCGTCACCGGCGACGAGCGGGTGGCCGGCGAGCGGCACGCCTCCGCGGTCAGCGAGCGCCCGCAGCCCGTACTCCTGCCGGGTCGCCGGGAACGCGACGTGGTGCACCCGGCCGGCGAACGAGGCGACCTGCTCGAACCACGGGGCGGCGCGCGGCAGCGACCGCGGGACGTCGGTGTCGTCGCCGCGCAGCGCCTCGACGGAGTCCAGCAGCCACCGCGACGGCGCCCGTTCGATGCTGCGGCGCAGGTCACCGCGCGGGGACGCAGCTCGTCGGCGACCGGGCGACGTTCGGCGTCGGGCAGCAGCGAGTCCTCGCGCGGACGCGTCGGGAACACACCCTCGGCCAGGCCCAGGACGATCACCACGTCGAGATCGACCCCGAGCGCGGCCGACGGGGTGCCGACGAGCACGCCGTGGCCGAAGTCGCCGACGCGACCGAGGTCGTCGTCGAGCTCCAGCTGCAACGTCCGGCGGAAGACCCGCAGGTCGGTGGCCGCCTCGACGGCGTCGAGTCCGGCGAGCCGGTCCAGCGACGCCTCCACCCGTTCGGCAGCCTCCCGCTCCACCTCCGGCCAGCGCTCGTGGGCCCGTTCGCCACCCAGGTAGCGGCCGATCGCATCGTGGCACCAGGCGACCAACTTCGACCACCGCGTGAGCCGCTGGGCGCGCGTGAGGTCGTCGAACAGGCCGCCGAGGAACCCGCACAGCGCGTCGGCGTGGTCGGCGTCGCGCCGCAGCCGCTCGACGAGCCACTCGCGGCAGCCCTCGGAAGCGGCCTCGGTGTCGGCCTCGGCGCGGTGGGTGTCGGCGTAGCGGCGCAGCTTGTCGGTCCACTCGGCGCGGTCGCGGACGACGCCGGCGTCGCGGCTGATCCGCTCCCACGCCCCCGACGGGACGGGCCGACCGTGTCCGGTGCGCACGGGTGCTTCGGCGAGCAGGCTGGTGACCGCCGGGCGGGCGTAGCGTTCGTCGGGCAGGGCGAGCAGGTCGAGCAGCCAGCGTCCGAGCAGCCGGTCGGCGAGGGGGCGGACGGCACGACCGTTGAACGCGATGCCCGCCGCGGTTAGCTGTTCGGCGACGATGCGGGCGTACGGCTCAGGGGAGGGGTAGCAGACCGCCATCCGCTCGAGCGCGGTGGCGTCCTCGCGGGCGGCGGCGATGACCGCCTCGACGGCCGACCGGACCTCCTCCTCGGCGTCGGAGACCGACACGATCCGCGTCGCGACCGGCGGGTCGGCCTCCCGCGTCGCAGGCGGTTCGAGCCCGACACGGCGCAGGGTCCGGTCGACGTCGGCGTCCGCGTCGCTCGCGCCGGTCCGTGCGGCGATCACCTCCACCGGGGCGACCTGTGCCACCGTGCGGAGGAGGTCCGCGGCGGGCAGCGACAGGTCCTGCGGCAGGTACACGAAGACCGTGCCGAGGTCGGCGACGACGCTGGAGCCGTCGGCGACCGCGTCGCACGCGGCCGCCATGAGGTCGGCCTCCTCGAACCAGTCGTCGGCGAGGCGGTCGCGCACCGCCCGGTGGATGCGGACCACGTCCCAGGCCCGGCGGCTCTGCGCGGCGAGCGTGTCGAGGCTGGCCGGGCGCAGCTCCGACAGCTCGCGGTGCGAGCGGACGAGCGCCTCCTCGGTCGACGGGTGCTCGCGGACCGGCCCGAAGACGCCGGCGTCGTCGGCGAGGACCCCGCGGACGGCGGTGGCGATGACCGGCGTGGACACCGGACGGCGACCGGCGGCGGCCAGGCGCGGGGCGCCGAGGAGCTCGGCGAGCCGGTAGACCGTCAGCAGCGTCAACCCGGCGATGCCGTTACCGGGTGCGGTGATCGGTCCGAGCTCACCGCTGGCGAGCAGCCGACGCGTCGACACGCCGACGTAGTTGGTCGGCACGACGACCGCGACCGGCGCGAGCGGGTCGTCGGCCTTGGCCGCCGAGATCCGCTCGCGCAGCAGCGCCGCGGCGTCGCGGCCGTACGGTGTCGTGAACAGTTCGAGGTTGTCCATGGGTCGCTCACGGTAACCGTGGGGTGCGACAGCGCGGGTGGCGACCTCTGTCGGCCCCGACCTCGAAGCCGGCATCGCCGACCTACTGTTCCGGAGGGCGAACGGAGGGATGTCCGAACGTGGACGCACCGGGCGCTTCCGTCGATCGGGAAGTGTGTCCCTTCTGCGGCCGCATCGCGCGCGGAGACGTGCTGCGTCGCGGCGGCGTCGCCGCTTCGTTCCCTGACGGCTACCCGCTGACCGACGGTCACACGCTGGTCGTCCCCGTTCGCCACGTCGCGGCCCTCGATGATCTCGGAGGAGAGGAGTTCATCGCCATGTGGCGCGCCGTCAGGCGCGAGATGGGGCGGCTGCGTCGGGAACTGTCGCCGGACGGCTTCAACATCGGCGTCAACGTCGGGGCTTCTGCAGGCCAGACGGTCGACCATGCGCACGTCCACCTGATCCCTCGGTACCACGGTGATGTCGCTGACCCTCGAGGGGGCGTTCGCTGCGTGGTTCCCCACAAGGCGCGGTACTGGGAGGCGCCGTGACTACGTGGCGAGATGACGACGCGATCGCCTTCGGCGAGAAGGTGATCTCGATCCTCGACACCGGCCGGTTCACGGCGACGTACAAGTACGCGGTCCTTCTGTCGCTGATCGACCTCTGTGTGGAGTCGGCCGACGAGAACGGGCTACCACCTCCGTCGCTGTCGGGACGTGAGATCGGCCGCCGGGTCTTCGCGATGTACTGGCCGCAAGCTGTTCCCTTCGACGGAGTACCACTCCGTCAGAGCACCACGTGCGGTGATATCGCCGAGCGCATCCTGCGGTTCCGCTTGGAACATGGCGTGGTGGCGGGCACCTCGCTGGAAGAGGCCCAGGCGGCGTTCCCGCGCGAGATGGCGTCGCTGGAGTGCGACGTCATCGAGACCGTGATCCGGATGCCGCTGCCGAAGCTGCAGCGCTTCGGGAGCGGAGTCGCGGTCTCAGAGGATCGCTTCATCTACCGGATCGGCTGGCCGGACGAAGTCGCGGCGTCGCGCGTCCGACGTCCGGATTTCGATGACCGGCTGTGGCTCGAAAAACGAGCGGGAGAGCTGCTCGTGCGGCTCTCCGGCCTGCTGCGACCACTGATCCGTCAGCAGTGGGCGGCGTTCGTCGCTGATCGGAACCGTGAACGCACCGACGAGGCGTACCTCGACGAGTTCCTCTTCGGAGCGGCGCGTATCTCCCTCACGCCGGTACGACGTTCGCTCGCCCGAGCTCAGCGGGGCCGTTGCTTCTACTGCCGTGGTCAACTCCGCAGCCGTGTCGAGGTCGACCACTTCATCCCGTGGTCGCGCCATCCCGACAACGGGCTCGACAACCTCGTCGCAGCGCACAGCGGCTGCAACAACGCGAAGCGGAACGCCTTCGCCGCCGTGCATCCGCACCTCGAACGCTGGGTCGGACGGTTCTCGCCGTCGGCCGTTGAACGTCGCCGTCTCGATGTCGCGACACGACGGCTCAGCTGGCCGCGCGATCCCGAGCGGACGCTCGGTGCGGCGCGTG from the Actinomycetota bacterium genome contains:
- a CDS encoding PD-(D/E)XK nuclease family protein, which produces MSASQLETWLNCPHSYLMQYVLKVQRVENPEELLEIDALEKGSLIHDVLEGWLCELLERDLPQPTHPWPQEARARLREIAEAACADAEARGVTGHPLLWRRDRRRILVDLELFLRHDDARRRKLSASPVAAEQPFGMPRGSGPPVEIDLGDGRTISVRGRIDRIDRTSDGTLVVVDYKTGSTRHYDDLSDEQPLGDGTKLQLPIYALAVQAADQDAPGVWTEYWFVSTKGEFRRVGYGLTDEVVEELREALRVAVGGIETGLFPLRPPEPGWRPFTECIYCDPDELGTSGRYRDWERIRRVPELRDYVAFVEPTPSRTPRSSGDRPA
- a CDS encoding HIT family protein yields the protein MDAPGASVDREVCPFCGRIARGDVLRRGGVAASFPDGYPLTDGHTLVVPVRHVAALDDLGGEEFIAMWRAVRREMGRLRRELSPDGFNIGVNVGASAGQTVDHAHVHLIPRYHGDVADPRGGVRCVVPHKARYWEAP
- a CDS encoding HNH endonuclease yields the protein MTTWRDDDAIAFGEKVISILDTGRFTATYKYAVLLSLIDLCVESADENGLPPPSLSGREIGRRVFAMYWPQAVPFDGVPLRQSTTCGDIAERILRFRLEHGVVAGTSLEEAQAAFPREMASLECDVIETVIRMPLPKLQRFGSGVAVSEDRFIYRIGWPDEVAASRVRRPDFDDRLWLEKRAGELLVRLSGLLRPLIRQQWAAFVADRNRERTDEAYLDEFLFGAARISLTPVRRSLARAQRGRCFYCRGQLRSRVEVDHFIPWSRHPDNGLDNLVAAHSGCNNAKRNAFAAVHPHLERWVGRFSPSAVERRRLDVATRRLSWPRDPERTLGAARGLYLWLPQGTKLWAADGRFVDHDPDVARAALTTPGRDRFMLAADQPGDYDA